The proteins below come from a single Marinobacter arenosus genomic window:
- a CDS encoding flavodoxin family protein, with product MENRKQLLIVAHAPSPNTLKLREAVERGACHEDIENVDVRVLAPLQAGPEDVLACDAIILGTTENLGYMSGALKDFFDRSYYPCLEKTQGLPFAYYIRAGHDGTGTQRAIESITTGLRWKQVQEPLLCRGEYRDAFQEQCLELGLYVAASLDAGLI from the coding sequence GTGGAGAACAGGAAACAGTTATTGATCGTGGCCCATGCGCCCTCCCCAAACACCCTCAAACTGCGCGAGGCGGTGGAGAGGGGCGCCTGCCACGAAGACATCGAGAACGTTGATGTCCGAGTGCTCGCGCCGCTGCAAGCGGGCCCGGAAGACGTACTCGCCTGCGATGCGATCATACTCGGAACCACTGAAAACCTTGGCTACATGAGTGGGGCCCTCAAGGATTTCTTCGATCGCAGCTATTACCCCTGCCTGGAGAAAACCCAGGGTTTGCCCTTCGCCTATTACATTCGGGCCGGGCACGATGGCACCGGGACCCAACGCGCCATCGAGTCGATCACCACCGGCCTTCGCTGGAAACAGGTTCAGGAGCCGCTGCTCTGTCGCGGGGAATACCGGGATGCGTTTCAGGAGCAGTGTCTGGAGCTGGGGCTATACGTGGCTGCAAGCCTGGATGCAGGCTTGATCTAG
- a CDS encoding CinA family protein, translating to MSASDQELSEAGARLGKLLERQGRTIVTAESCTGGWVAKVLTDRAGSSAYVLGGLVTYSNDAKEGLLGVSGQSLADHGAVSEPVVREMVAGALAVTGADVAVAISGVAGPGGGSEDKPVGTVWFAWGRGPASTEAVVAHFPGDRDEVRRQAVLFALQGVSDFLGAS from the coding sequence ATGAGCGCCAGTGATCAGGAATTGTCCGAGGCGGGTGCCCGCCTTGGCAAACTGCTGGAGCGTCAGGGACGTACGATTGTCACGGCCGAGAGCTGCACCGGAGGTTGGGTTGCCAAGGTGTTGACGGACAGGGCGGGTTCCTCCGCGTATGTGTTGGGAGGCCTGGTAACGTACAGCAACGATGCCAAGGAAGGGTTGCTGGGCGTAAGCGGTCAATCGCTGGCTGACCACGGTGCCGTCAGTGAACCGGTGGTTCGGGAAATGGTTGCCGGTGCGCTGGCGGTGACCGGTGCGGATGTGGCCGTGGCCATCAGTGGTGTCGCGGGGCCGGGCGGTGGCAGCGAAGATAAGCCGGTGGGCACGGTGTGGTTTGCCTGGGGCCGGGGCCCGGCATCCACGGAAGCCGTGGTAGCCCATTTTCCAGGTGACCGGGACGAGGTTCGTCGCCAGGCGGTGCTCTTTGCGTTGCAGGGGGTCAGTGATTTTCTCGGCGCCTCCTGA
- a CDS encoding alkaline phosphatase family protein — protein sequence MTTLYLSFLNHVLTRRACLPLTFAIAFLIAALTPGAAGSAEPEGGGHPKLILQITVDALRADLPERYASVLGDGGFKRLWNNGITYSNANYRHANTETVVGHTSLATGTVPARHGMIGNVWFDRELGRLIYNIEDARYRLLTAGADVDKQTEIDPTQKAAKVDGRSPTAILTSTFSDELAIHFNGRSKIFGVSVKDRGAVTLAGQTGKAFWFSKATGEFVTSTYYYDEYPQWVTDWNAGKPAGKYADQAWELLLEPNAYQFGGSDDQDFETDFPGFGRTFPHAWGTADDKYMTTRLTLSPAGDELTLDFATTLMKAEGLGQDEVPDFLAVSFSSTDYVGHVFGASSLETEDNMARLDRTLANLLNVVDEHVGLEDTLVVLSADHGQPEVPGHLNELGVSGANYFDVEALDKTPAIEALKKQFGIGEELIEAFFQPYLYLNDEVIKEKGLNKAAIEQTLADTLMQFEGISVAIPSSALRSGAFPNVPVINAVLNNFHPKRSGDIYVVFNPNVFINDFDGLEVASVHGSPWRYDTHVPVIFSGYGLKAQTVSRPIAPYDIAPTLSSLIGAKAPSGAVGEPLSEVLGH from the coding sequence ATGACGACGCTGTACCTCTCCTTCCTGAACCACGTTCTGACAAGGCGGGCGTGTCTGCCGCTCACGTTCGCGATTGCCTTCCTGATTGCCGCTCTGACACCCGGCGCAGCGGGCTCTGCAGAACCTGAAGGTGGTGGTCATCCAAAACTGATTCTGCAAATTACCGTGGATGCACTGCGGGCCGATTTGCCAGAGCGTTACGCGTCCGTCCTGGGAGACGGTGGCTTCAAGCGCCTCTGGAACAACGGAATCACCTATTCCAACGCCAACTACCGGCATGCCAACACGGAGACCGTCGTTGGTCACACATCCCTGGCTACGGGCACCGTACCTGCACGCCATGGGATGATCGGAAACGTCTGGTTTGACCGTGAGTTGGGACGACTGATCTACAACATCGAAGATGCACGTTATCGGTTGCTGACAGCCGGTGCTGATGTGGATAAACAGACTGAAATCGATCCGACCCAGAAGGCAGCCAAGGTGGATGGCCGGTCACCAACCGCCATCCTCACGTCGACGTTCAGTGATGAATTGGCGATTCACTTCAATGGGCGGTCGAAGATCTTCGGCGTCTCCGTGAAAGATCGGGGCGCAGTGACCCTGGCTGGGCAGACCGGGAAAGCCTTCTGGTTCTCCAAGGCCACCGGGGAGTTTGTTACCAGCACGTATTATTATGACGAGTACCCGCAATGGGTGACGGACTGGAACGCGGGCAAGCCCGCTGGCAAATACGCGGACCAGGCCTGGGAGCTGCTCCTGGAGCCGAATGCTTACCAGTTTGGTGGGTCTGATGATCAGGATTTCGAAACCGATTTTCCGGGTTTCGGGCGTACCTTCCCGCACGCCTGGGGCACAGCCGACGACAAGTATATGACGACGCGCCTGACGCTCAGCCCGGCCGGTGACGAATTAACCCTCGATTTTGCAACCACGTTGATGAAAGCCGAGGGGTTGGGGCAGGACGAGGTACCGGATTTCCTGGCGGTCAGCTTTTCCTCAACCGACTATGTCGGTCACGTTTTCGGCGCGTCCAGCCTGGAAACCGAGGACAATATGGCTCGCCTGGATCGTACCCTGGCTAACCTGCTCAACGTTGTTGATGAGCACGTTGGCCTTGAGGACACATTGGTGGTGCTTTCGGCCGACCACGGACAGCCCGAAGTCCCCGGCCATCTCAATGAACTTGGTGTGTCCGGTGCCAACTATTTCGATGTCGAGGCGCTCGACAAGACACCGGCCATTGAGGCCCTGAAGAAGCAGTTTGGCATTGGTGAGGAACTCATAGAGGCGTTCTTCCAACCCTACCTGTATCTGAATGATGAGGTCATCAAAGAAAAAGGTCTGAACAAAGCGGCGATCGAACAGACACTTGCCGACACGCTGATGCAGTTTGAGGGCATTTCCGTGGCTATACCCAGTTCGGCCCTTCGGTCGGGAGCGTTTCCGAACGTTCCAGTGATCAATGCCGTCCTGAATAACTTTCACCCCAAGCGCTCGGGCGACATCTACGTGGTGTTCAATCCCAATGTCTTCATCAACGATTTTGACGGCCTGGAGGTGGCGTCTGTTCACGGTTCACCCTGGCGTTATGACACCCATGTGCCGGTGATTTTTTCCGGATACGGACTGAAGGCCCAAACCGTCAGTCGACCAATAGCGCCGTATGACATTGCCCCGACGCTGTCATCCCTGATCGGCGCAAAAGCGCCCTCCGGGGCTGTGGGTGAGCCGTTGTCGGAAGTTCTGGGGCACTGA
- the fixJ gene encoding response regulator FixJ — protein sequence MTDIQQTVYVVEDDEAVRDSLELLLKSDGKPVKTYENATGFLKDYSEKMAGCIVLDIRMPGMDGMELQKKLNEKHSILPIIFVTGHGDVPMAVDAMKEGAVDFIQKPYREEALLEKIEAALEQDLEQRKTLDEKQEIIRRVKSLTPREHEIMDRMIAGQANKVIAIELEISQRTVEIHRSRVMHKMGTHSLAHLVRMVLSVKDLIDAR from the coding sequence ATGACAGATATCCAGCAGACCGTATACGTAGTAGAAGACGATGAAGCGGTTCGTGATTCACTGGAGCTGCTGCTGAAGTCGGACGGAAAGCCAGTGAAAACCTACGAGAATGCCACCGGCTTTCTCAAGGACTATTCCGAAAAAATGGCTGGCTGCATCGTGCTGGATATCCGCATGCCGGGTATGGACGGTATGGAACTTCAGAAGAAACTGAACGAAAAGCATTCCATCCTGCCCATCATCTTCGTGACCGGACACGGTGACGTTCCTATGGCCGTAGACGCCATGAAGGAAGGGGCGGTGGACTTCATTCAGAAGCCCTACCGTGAGGAAGCCCTGTTGGAAAAAATCGAGGCAGCGCTCGAGCAGGATCTTGAGCAACGCAAGACCCTCGATGAGAAACAGGAGATCATCCGCCGCGTTAAAAGCCTTACTCCCCGCGAGCACGAAATCATGGATCGGATGATTGCGGGACAGGCCAACAAGGTCATTGCGATCGAGTTGGAAATCAGTCAGCGGACGGTGGAAATTCACCGTTCCAGGGTCATGCACAAGATGGGAACCCACTCCCTGGCGCACCTCGTCCGTATGGTTCTGTCCGTAAAGGACCTTATCGACGCCCGGTGA
- the recA gene encoding recombinase RecA produces the protein MEDNRKKALSAALGQIERQFGKGAVMKMGDQPREAIPAVSTGSLGLDVALGIGGLPYGRICEIYGPESSGKTTLTLQVIAEAQKQGKTCAFVDAEHALDPVYAEKLGVNVDDLLVSQPDTGEQALEIADMLVRSNAVDVIIVDSVAALTPKAEIEGEMGDSHVGLQARLMSQALRKLTGNVKHANCLMIFINQIRMKIGVMFGSPETTTGGNALKFYSSVRLDIRRIGSVKEGDEVVGNETRVKVVKNKVAPPFRQAEFQIMYGKGIYHMAEVLDMGVKEGFVDKSGAWYAYNGDKIGQGKANACKFLEENLDLATEIEAKVRDKLMPKPEKKEKAEEAPAEANGELL, from the coding sequence ATGGAAGACAACCGCAAGAAAGCACTAAGCGCAGCACTGGGTCAGATCGAGCGCCAGTTCGGCAAGGGCGCCGTCATGAAAATGGGCGATCAGCCCCGTGAAGCCATTCCTGCGGTATCCACCGGTTCTCTCGGGCTCGACGTTGCCCTGGGTATTGGCGGTCTTCCCTATGGGCGAATCTGTGAGATCTACGGCCCGGAAAGTTCCGGTAAAACCACGCTGACCCTTCAGGTCATCGCTGAAGCCCAGAAGCAGGGAAAAACCTGTGCCTTTGTGGACGCGGAGCACGCACTTGATCCCGTTTACGCTGAAAAGCTGGGCGTAAATGTCGACGACCTGCTGGTGTCCCAGCCGGATACCGGCGAACAGGCACTGGAAATCGCCGATATGCTGGTTCGCTCCAACGCCGTTGACGTGATCATCGTGGACTCCGTCGCAGCCCTGACACCAAAAGCGGAAATCGAAGGCGAAATGGGCGACAGTCACGTAGGCCTTCAGGCGCGTTTGATGTCTCAGGCGCTGCGTAAGCTGACCGGTAACGTCAAACACGCCAATTGCCTGATGATCTTCATCAACCAGATCCGGATGAAGATTGGTGTGATGTTTGGCAGCCCGGAAACCACCACTGGCGGTAATGCGCTGAAGTTCTATTCCTCCGTGCGTCTGGACATCCGCCGTATCGGCTCGGTGAAAGAAGGCGACGAGGTGGTGGGCAACGAAACCCGCGTGAAAGTGGTCAAGAACAAGGTGGCGCCGCCGTTCCGCCAGGCCGAGTTCCAGATCATGTACGGCAAGGGCATCTACCACATGGCCGAGGTTCTGGACATGGGCGTGAAAGAAGGCTTCGTGGACAAATCCGGTGCCTGGTACGCCTACAACGGCGACAAGATTGGCCAGGGCAAGGCCAACGCCTGCAAGTTCCTGGAAGAGAACCTGGACCTGGCCACTGAAATTGAAGCCAAGGTCCGTGACAAGTTGATGCCGAAGCCGGAGAAAAAAGAGAAGGCCGAGGAAGCCCCGGCTGAAGCAAATGGCGAACTGCTTTAA
- a CDS encoding Lon protease family protein has translation MKSLSLHQLYKSCVLKDLPFKTTRQLEPLAEIVGQNRAQEAVRFALAMPHGGYNVYAVGRNGLGKRTMMLRYLEHHVDTDQQSHDWCYVANFEEPRVPRLLQLPSGKGTELKQDMEKLMSRLVKVIPQTFDSDSFLERSEQLKNEYGKMQEDELEKVAAQAKRKKVSLTVTTPGGYRLVAMNGDEPHTAESFQALTDEQRDKFEDSINKLEKKLRQALRKLADWEQEYADKQQALNKETLEGISGHQIDELEEKYRDLPDVVSFFEAVRNDLAENLDIFLDDDDEQAAIAYASLDKKMPRRYLVNLLVHQKTNEVPVVVEDNPTYHNLFGYVENVTYKGTVFTDFSLIRPGSLHRANGGYLLMDAIKVLEQPFVWDGLKRALRSRSIQINSLERELTLSGTISIEPEAVPLDVKIVLFGDRETWMLLQEYDSEFAELFRVTADFENEMYRSDDSQLLYAKFIASLVSEKKLLHCSNKAVARVIEHSARMAEHQDRLSLHAADIANLLRESDFWARQANAKLIQDVHVERALESAKYRSSRIRDQFYDSIRDGTTLVSTSGTCIGQVNALSVLSTGGFEFGLSNRVTATCYYGDGAVMDIERDVKLGGNIHSKGVMILSSWLASHFAITDPMHLSASLTFEQNYGEVDGDSASLAELCALISSLAGIPVRQDLAITGSVNQFGEVQPIGGVNEKVEGFFATCQLKGGLTGSQGVIVPSTNVQNLMLDSELVKAAREGKFAVYAVSRLEEAVTLLLGKPAGKADDKGRYPKQSVFGIIQQRLEKMREHERQEHARDDHKDPSIH, from the coding sequence TTGAAGTCACTGTCTCTGCACCAGCTCTACAAATCCTGCGTTCTGAAAGACCTGCCGTTCAAAACCACCAGGCAACTGGAGCCGCTGGCCGAAATCGTCGGGCAGAACCGGGCCCAGGAGGCCGTCCGTTTTGCGCTGGCGATGCCCCACGGCGGTTATAACGTCTACGCGGTCGGGCGCAATGGACTGGGCAAGCGCACCATGATGCTGCGCTATCTTGAGCACCACGTGGATACCGATCAGCAGAGTCATGACTGGTGCTACGTCGCCAACTTTGAGGAACCGCGGGTTCCACGGTTGCTGCAACTGCCGTCGGGCAAGGGCACCGAGCTCAAGCAGGACATGGAAAAACTGATGAGCCGGCTGGTGAAGGTTATCCCTCAGACCTTCGATAGCGACAGCTTCCTGGAACGCTCGGAACAGTTGAAGAACGAATACGGCAAGATGCAGGAAGACGAACTGGAGAAGGTGGCCGCCCAGGCCAAGCGCAAGAAGGTCAGCCTGACTGTCACCACCCCCGGGGGGTATCGCCTGGTCGCCATGAACGGTGACGAACCGCACACGGCGGAATCGTTCCAGGCGTTGACCGACGAGCAGCGCGACAAGTTCGAAGACTCGATCAACAAGCTGGAAAAAAAGCTGAGGCAGGCCCTGCGCAAATTGGCCGACTGGGAGCAAGAGTACGCCGACAAGCAGCAGGCACTGAACAAGGAAACCCTGGAAGGCATCTCGGGCCATCAGATCGACGAGCTCGAGGAAAAATACCGTGACCTGCCGGATGTGGTGTCCTTCTTTGAAGCTGTCCGGAACGATCTGGCCGAGAACCTGGATATCTTCCTGGATGACGACGACGAGCAGGCGGCCATTGCCTACGCGTCTCTCGACAAGAAAATGCCCCGGCGCTACCTGGTTAACCTGTTGGTGCACCAGAAAACCAACGAAGTGCCGGTAGTGGTCGAAGACAACCCGACCTATCACAACCTGTTCGGTTACGTAGAGAACGTGACCTACAAGGGCACGGTGTTTACCGATTTCTCCCTGATCCGGCCGGGCAGCCTGCACCGGGCCAACGGTGGGTATCTGTTGATGGACGCCATCAAGGTCCTGGAGCAGCCGTTCGTCTGGGACGGCCTGAAACGTGCCCTGCGCTCCAGGTCGATTCAGATCAACTCCCTGGAGCGCGAACTGACGCTGTCCGGAACGATCTCCATTGAGCCGGAAGCGGTACCTCTGGACGTCAAGATTGTGCTGTTCGGGGACCGGGAGACCTGGATGCTGTTGCAGGAATACGATTCGGAGTTCGCGGAGCTGTTCCGCGTGACGGCGGATTTTGAGAACGAGATGTACCGCTCCGACGACAGCCAGCTGCTCTACGCCAAATTCATTGCCAGCCTGGTGAGCGAGAAGAAACTGCTGCATTGCTCCAACAAGGCAGTGGCTCGGGTGATTGAGCACAGTGCCCGTATGGCGGAGCATCAGGACCGTTTGTCCCTGCACGCGGCGGACATCGCCAACCTGCTGCGCGAATCCGATTTCTGGGCCCGTCAGGCCAACGCGAAACTGATTCAGGACGTGCACGTGGAACGGGCGCTCGAGAGTGCCAAGTACCGCAGCAGCCGGATCCGGGATCAGTTCTACGATTCCATCCGCGATGGCACGACGTTGGTGAGCACCAGCGGCACCTGTATCGGGCAGGTGAATGCGCTCTCGGTGCTGTCCACGGGCGGTTTTGAGTTTGGACTTTCCAACCGTGTGACCGCAACCTGCTACTATGGAGATGGTGCGGTGATGGATATCGAGCGGGACGTGAAGCTTGGGGGGAATATTCACTCCAAGGGCGTCATGATCCTGAGCTCCTGGCTGGCTTCCCACTTCGCCATCACGGATCCGATGCATTTGTCTGCCAGCCTGACCTTCGAACAGAACTATGGAGAAGTGGATGGCGACAGCGCCTCCCTGGCGGAGCTCTGTGCGCTGATTTCGTCCCTGGCCGGGATTCCGGTCAGGCAGGATCTTGCCATCACCGGATCGGTCAACCAGTTTGGTGAGGTTCAGCCCATTGGCGGGGTGAACGAGAAGGTCGAAGGCTTCTTTGCAACTTGCCAGTTGAAAGGCGGTCTCACTGGCTCCCAGGGTGTGATCGTTCCCAGCACCAATGTTCAGAATCTGATGCTGGACAGTGAATTAGTCAAAGCCGCCCGGGAGGGTAAGTTTGCGGTCTACGCCGTGAGCCGGCTGGAGGAGGCCGTCACCCTGCTGCTCGGTAAGCCTGCCGGCAAGGCAGATGACAAGGGCAGGTACCCGAAGCAGAGCGTTTTTGGCATTATCCAGCAACGGCTTGAGAAAATGCGTGAACACGAGCGTCAGGAACATGCTCGGGACGACCATAAGGATCCGTCAATTCACTGA
- a CDS encoding PilZ domain-containing protein produces MTSDSTDRRIKDRYPASCLQVQLRERGVFGRARQAMSVTCLDLNRYGMAVLGPRPMDPGVRLFMDFAGKYIRESRVGARVVECQPFQTGYRISIQFSYCLDKKGYSRAVDNALSRIEGFYNRLAS; encoded by the coding sequence ATGACGAGTGATTCGACCGATCGCAGAATCAAGGATCGCTACCCAGCTTCTTGCCTTCAGGTTCAGTTACGGGAACGGGGCGTGTTTGGACGCGCCAGACAGGCCATGTCCGTAACCTGTCTGGATCTGAACCGTTACGGCATGGCCGTTCTCGGCCCCCGACCGATGGACCCCGGCGTTCGACTGTTCATGGATTTCGCCGGCAAGTACATCCGGGAATCCAGGGTGGGTGCCCGGGTCGTGGAGTGCCAGCCGTTCCAGACGGGCTACCGGATCAGCATTCAGTTCAGCTACTGCCTGGACAAGAAAGGCTACTCACGGGCGGTGGATAATGCGCTGTCGCGGATCGAAGGCTTCTATAACCGGCTTGCCAGCTAG